A window of Anas acuta chromosome 5, bAnaAcu1.1, whole genome shotgun sequence genomic DNA:
AGAGGGCAGCTGGCAAGTGCCTGACGCGACCCGGGCTCCTGCGAGGCGCAGCGAGGCACTCTGTGAGGCACTCGAGCGTAATGCCACGCCTGGGACATCAGGGAGCagggtcacagaatcacagaatcacagaatcatctaggttggaagagacctcaagatcatcgagtccaacctctgacctaacgctaacagtccccactaaaccatatccctaagctctacatctaaacgtcttttgaagacttccagggatggtgactccaccacctccctgggcagcccgttccaatgcctcacaaccctttcggtaaagaagttcttcctaacatctaacctaaacctctcctggcgcaactttagcccattccccctcgtcctgtcaccaggcacgtgggagaacagaccaacccccacctcgctacagcctcctttaaggtatctgtagagagcgataaggtcacccctgagcctcctcatCTCCAGGCTGAGAGTGACTGTGAGAGTGActggtaaagaaaataaaagcaagacaCAACGTGGTGAAAGATTCCTCTTAAGTCTTGTGGCACTGTCAGTTAAggggttagggtttttttttttttggaaatcaaATGTTTCCTGTTTGCTTTGTAGCGGTATGTCCACTGCAGTTCTGCTAAAGCAAGAAGCTTTTGGACTAATTGCTGTGTGACTGAGTGCTGCTTGTATAGACAGGATCAAACACAGTCCGTGGTGAGCGGCGTTCATGCCTCGCTTTTATTACAGCCAGAACAGTGCAGCAGCTTCACCTCCGCCTGCAGAATGGTGGCATAAATGAGGGGTAAGCAAAAGCAGGTTCTTTACACTTCTGACTAGGCCCAGGGAGAGGAGATGTACAGCAGCACCACGATGCTGAGTTGGGGTTTGTTCCAGGAGGGCTGTAAAGCAGGATGCAGGGGAGCAAATCAAACCCTGTGCATAGCCACGCATCAGGGGGCAGGCCGGAATGAAAGCTGACTTTTTAAGGTACGTGATAAAAAGAGACATTCAAACATTAAGGCTTGAAAACTTAAAAACGCATAcggatttaaaaataataaaaaataaacacttctgGAAACCATACCCCTTATTGAGATCTAAAACAGAAGCTACAAACGTCCAGTCTGAGGGAAATTAGAGAAcaattttttgaaaattttcagatgTGTATACGATTATCTGAGGCAAAAGAAAGTTATGTACCTCTGGAGCAGAGGTAACATTAGTAGAAGACAGGATACATAATTTTCACACGCTggtgagaaaaagaagaaagaaacagaataacTTCTAATCTCTAAAAAGTTGGAACAGACAGATCATAAAGGAAAATCATAGTATGtcacaaaacaaataatccAAAATTACCTTGTATCCATTACCAGTGCCTGCATCTTTAAGCCCACTTGCTATTCTGATACCATCGTGACAAGTGATGGCTGTGGCTTTTCCTGATGGCATAATTTCTACTCTCTACTCTGTTCACATGGCATAGCATGCTTTCAGTGCACGGCAAGCAGAAGTGCATGGTGTTCCTACAGTACCTTGCAAGGGGAATAACTACTTAACTGATCAGGAAAAGGCTGTAACTAGTGCTTGCCTGTGCTGcagatttttctgttgaaattccATGGATGGACTTCTAAAATAAGCAGTTTCTGGAGCTGTACTGAATCACACTCTCTCTGCAGCAGTGGTGGGCTGCATATCAACACACCAGCCCTGTCTCTTGGAGCCATGAAATTTCTCTGAGCTAtcaagaagaagaaggaaaaaaaaaaaagagggaaggaaagaaaccaaacaacaacacagcGATTCCTTTAAGTACGCTATTAGCATTACCCTGTAAGTTGCTATCAAGGGGAACATATAACCACTGGGCAAATATTAAATTTCTGTGAATCTAAAAATGGAAGTTCATAACTATGTATTCTAACTGTAGAAAATGCCATGTAAGTGAACAGTTTGCTTGCCATTCTATTTAAGACTTTTTCAagctactatttttttttttttattttctaaaaagaaacttattttGCCACAGTAACCTTTCACATATAAATACAGCTTGTCGAAACAATTTGTTAAGAAAACAGTTAAtgaattactgatttttttcttttatatcaaCTGATTACTTTTGTAACACTAATGTTATATGAGTACTTATTCTCATTAAAACTgccttacaggaaaaaatggtCCAGACAAAccaaagttttttgtttgtttgtttgtttttatgaagtaCTGTAAATGCCCCATAATACCTGAggtctttattttgaaaattacatttaaatatccACAAAGaccttaaatatatttgttgaGATACAAGTCAAAGTTCTTCAAGGTTATTTTCCCCATCAAATATGTGATATGAGAATCATacatgttttaataaataaaacagtaaattagATGATGAAGATGCCTACGAAAGTTACTCGTTGCTATATAAGTATGtgaacacacacaaatatatatatataatatatataaaatatatatataatataatatatattatatatataatatataacatatatattttatatatatatgaacacgTCAACATCCTTTTTTTGGGGGTATTTGAATGACAGTGGGCTGATATATTGAttctttaaagttattttttaccTCTAAATAGAtttagtttttctgtttgtaaacacactttttaaaaaaagtaactaTTTAATGGAAATAAACTACCCTACAGATAAAGAGCTACAATATCGTTTTAGTTTAGACATTCAGTTAGCAGACATTCTCCAGCCAgataaaaaggaatttttaattACGTATTGCTCTGAATTCTGTGCAAATACTTACACACTGTATGTCATTAACAGCAGATTCCTGTTTACttctttattaagaaaaatgagCTGTTATATGGACgtttcatttatttcaggtaAATAAGAGACCATGTTCTTTTACAAGAGCATTTACAGttgtaattattaaaaaagacGTTTTCGTATGTTAAGatagagaaaatattaattcatgAGTATTTACAGTCACCCATGTTTAAAAGCATTGTTAAGttgtgtgctttgttttatgCATTTCTAAAAAGAAGTGTATGTTCTTTCTCTTAAACTTCTGCTTCTAAACATTTTACTGTGGTCTCAGGCTTGGATTTAGACTCTTCTACCTTTTTCCCattattctttgtttccttctctggtGTCTTGTCATTTGACTCAGCCTCTTTGAGAGCTGTAGTTTCAACCAGttcttttttctgattcttGTATGAAAATGGGAATGTTGTCTTGTAcctttaaacaggaaaaaaagatagtaAAGCAGCAACACTGACATAGTTAGGTAGCATTCCTCAAAATGCTAAGTATCTTTAAACAAACAGTGCATATTCAGGATTTGTGTTATGTAATGAAAATACAAGCTGGGCTAGGATGTTAGAAATGCAGACAACTTTTTGATATTTAATGATCTTCCGTGTTGAAGATCTGTATAAATGATTCAAATGagttcaacatttttttttttgtgaacaagAGTAACATCTACTCCCTTAAGTTTGAcattgaaagaaacaaaataaagctacATAAACAGTCTTTTATATAAACAGATGCACACTTCAATGAAGCAACACTTCaatgttgttgctgttttggcAGACACAGAAATGTTCCACACTAGGCATGATTGATTAATCAAAGATAGGTAATACTTgtccttgatttcttttctgaaataggGAATagtaacagcaaaaacaaattttatctgcagagcagggatgaagattttgttctttgtccTACACTTGTCATTACATCTCTGATCTTTAACTATATAAGTAAAATATTCACTGACTGTACTCTAGAAGTTAACTCAgtacaagagaaaagaaagaaaaatcttactttttGATATAGCAGATTGCTAGAACAACTGAAGTAATGAAGAAGATGAGTGCCAGTACAAGGAGTGCTGTTGGGATACCTAGAGAAAAAAGTGAAGTATGCATTGAGTTTTTATTGATTCTTAATTCAGACTTTCTAAAGGCTTATGAACATAAATCCAGATTCTTCTTAAGACAGCATTGTGTAGGAGGTACATACATGTAGACATGCAGAAGGACAGAGGTATTAGGGATCTCAAAATGTTTGTTACTCCTGTTCATTGTTTTGAGAGATTGAAACAGGTATTTTGGCAGTCCATGACAGATTTTTGTCTAATCTGCTCATTGGAGAGTTTTTACAACTTGCCAAGAAAACGTTTTTGTAACAAATCATCTTTCCAGTTAGaatgtgttgggtttttttcctcatatttagTCCATTCCTCAGTTGCTGTATATTAGGATTTGTTATTCACACCTCATACCTGGAGAACAAAGCACTATTCTCCTTAAAATTTCCATGACTTCTATTGTTATTAAGAGCCCGCAGACTCTTCTATTACTGTGACCAAATGGTGTCTGCTAATAATTTTTAAGGAATATATTCACCCCAAATCGcattaaaattactttctaCTATTTCTTACTGAAATACTCTCAAAAAGTATAAAGTCATAACAAGACcttaaaaattacttaaaaacaacaacaacaaaacaactctCTGCCTtataagctttgcctttgcaaaactgtaacattttattctgcttcCAGATTCagctatataaaaatgtatgctGGAGTAGCAAGCAAGACCAGCAGTAAACAGTTTTCCTGCTAACATCTGTATAACTAACCAGCTCTCCTGACTGAAGAGCTACCACCCATAGCCTTTACCTCCAAAGACAACGCCATCGTTCTTAAAGGCAGCACGGGAAGTGTAGTTGGGAGAGTCAAGTGAGTATTCCCCTGGCGTGTTGGTAGTAGTCTCCTCAGTTGGTAAGATTGTTTCAGTTACACATACCACctgaaatttcagctttttcaagGCCCGTTCCGTCTCAGTTGCGTTAGGCACTACCGTGACGTTTTCAGTTAAATCTGAGCCTGAAGAGGCAGGTAAGTGCGTTGGTGCGCTTGATGATGGTCTAGTTGTAGTTGGATCTGGTACACATGAATTAATTTGAACATCTGCAGTAGAGGAAGGAGACATGTAAAGGTTATGCTTCTGTTAGGTTTGTACTTACTGCGCACACGTTTAGAGAAATTGTTACCCAGCCGTTCCCTTCTGCAAATTAGTTGTTGCCTTATCCAGATCAGGCACGCTTATTTCATATGTGTAGCTAAGACACCGATTATGCCCTTTTTATCATTACTCACATGGTTAAACACTTGGAGTAAATGAGATGCTCGTTTTGTATTTGCATACCCATAATCTATTCCTCCCGAACAGTACTGAGAGTGGTAATCCATATTAAACACACACAccgacctcctgcagagcagaaggCTTAACTGCAGATTcaagcttcaaaaatatttgcaatatatAACACACTTGAAGATAAATGCTATTTTAGGTACCTTTTATCCTTATTAGGTACCTTCCACAACCTTAAGGGGCCCTGCAAGAAAGCTGGAAAGGGACTCATCGGGAGCggtaggacaaggggtaatgtctttaaactaaaagaggggatgTTTAGATATTCGGAGGAAaatcttcactcagagggtggtgaggccctggcacaggctgcccagagaagctgtggatgccccagccctggaggtgttcaaggccaagctggatggggctttgggcagcctgggctggtgggaagtgtccctgctcatggcagggggttggaaccagatgatccttaaggtcccttccaacccgagccattcttTGATTCTCTAATAAAAACCTAAATGACAGAGGCTCTTTATTGTTTTCTGCCAtagttttcaaatgttttttgacGTTACAACCACAAAGAAAATTGACAAAATGAGCTTCTATTAAATGTTTTAGCTAAGACATACCTAGAACAGGCAATAGTTTAACTATTAagatgaagaaatgcagaatcATCCCTATGTTAAATATACATTCTCATTTTCTCGCCATTCAGCAAACTTAGGTCCTCTGAAGAGACCTCGgaagatcatctagcccaaaCCTCTGCCGCGTAGGATCACCTggagcacattgtgcaggatggcatccaggcaggtttcgaatatctccagagaaggagactccacaacctctctgggcaacctgttccagtgccctgtcaccctcacagcaaagaagtgtcccctcatattcagctggaacttcctggcttcagtttgtgcctatagtctctcatcctgtcactagacagaactgaaaagagacttGCTCCATGCTCTTAACACCCTCCCCTTggatatttatacacactgatgAGGTCTCcactcagtcttctctttttccaggctaaacaggcgcagttctctcagcctgtcctcatacaacaggtgctccagttCTCTAACCCACTTGTGCTGGGGAGCCCTGAACTGGAtccagtactccaggtgtggcctcaccagggctgagcagagggggaggatcacctcccttgacctgctgacaACACTTCCAAATGCACTCCAGGATCCTGCTGGCCTTCTCGGCCAGCACAAGGGCAAATTTGACACAAGGGCAAATTGTTGACTCATGGTCAGCAATTCAATTTACAGTCCTTCAAATCAAAATacctaaataataaaaacttattAAAAGTATTGTGTTGACATTACAGAATGGTAAAAGCAACTCTTTTATAAGAGCTTTCATGGCAGCACCAACTTATTAATTTGGATGAACTGAACGGACCTCCTGTATTGCTTGAAAGCTTCTCCCCACAGAGCTAAATACAACTGGACAACATTTAAGGTCAGGGGAAAATAGCTACCAGGTGATAAGATCTCTcctgttatgattttttttcattcagatatttaaaaaaaatccaatccaAACACAAGAAATGTAGTTGTTATGCTTACATACCTGAAGAATTGAAGCAGTAAACCATAAATGTTTTAGAGTGTTCAGCATTCCATGTCACCAGTCCAACTTTGCCCTTACCACATTTCTGGTTGGATATTAGCCGAGGAATTACAACCAATCCATCTTTCACCCATCCATAGCTACAATAAAAATCATCAGTCCTTTTAATATCAGATTTGTCACCAGCCTCATGTAAGGTAAAGTAGTTTATTGAAGGTAATGAGATGCTAACTGATATCATATACCTGCACGTTTCAAAGCGATGTTTCAAAGCCTTTTCAACCTGGTCTTTACTTGCCAGTTGTAAATTCAATTGATTGCATGCATTACTTGCTTCTGAGAAATTCACTTTCTCCTCATAAAGACCTACACCTGTGATCCTGCAAGGTGGAAGAGTAGAACCTGTAATTTAGACATAAATGTTTAAGGTTAGTATTGAATACTAACATTTATTGTAATTTAAAGTATAATTCAAATTGCACATTCTTAAAAGTTTCTAGCTTGAGAACAGTAGAAAAGTAATTTCTAGCAAAAAGACATACTTCACAATAAAAAGTTTTCTCAATAGTCTAGGATTTCAAAAGGTTTGACTGTTATTAGACTAAATGCATATCTAGTTGTATTTGTGGTGTTACCTAGAGTCAGCTTCTTAGTAAAGCTGCTGTTATTTGTCAAActtattcattaaaaattcaaaGTAGGAAGAGtaatcagttctttttttttcttttttttttttttttcttttttttttaattaaaatgataaacCTAGCAGTTGTACTCAATCACCAGACTGGATTCTGTCAGTATAACATTCTtactagaaatattttattatagttCTTATTCCTCCtaaatttaactttcttttctagttttgcatgatattttttccccaggcacTGTCATGCATTGAATTTACTGAGTACTTGGCAGGAAGCAGGTGGTAGGAAAAGAGGGGATAGATGGGGTGAATTTGACACCTTTCCCCTATTACTTAGCAATAGGAAACTCATCCAACTTTTTCAGAAAGCCACAATTGGCCATGACACCTGCACTAGAAAAGGCATAGCTAATGTCTGATTACACCTGCTCCAGTTTCCTAGTATCTACTTTCTTTATCTGTATTAAGGACACAGGGCAGAATTCAGAATTTGACACAGACAAGGAAAAAGATAATACTCTTTCATCTCCATGTTTCCCCAGAAGCAtatgctagatttttttttttttttggagttacATTCAGTAATTACCATgttaaatgaaaaggaatagCCTGTATGAAAAAATCATCTCAAAACAGCTTCAGATACCCCAGGAAGAAAATCCTCATACCttggcaaaataaaatcaagggaaagaaagaaagaaacaaacaacacaacaaatcaaggaaaaaacaaacaaacaaacaaaaaaccacaacacaacaaaatgcAACTGGAATAATTGAATACAGTGGGGACACTTTTTGTATTTATGCAAGCTTGtaaacatttcagcatttcattgCAAATACTTCAGATAAGCAATAGCTAAAGTTGTTACTTGCTGGATTTCCTTTTCAGACTCTGTGCCTACCAGGTACGTACACTAATGAATACTTGATAAAACCTGTGCATCAGACAACAGTCAATCCACAAACTCTCAAGGGAAAATTAAATGACACGTGCAGATCCACCAAATTTCTTAGCAAGAGAAGTTAAATTGAATTTTATGAATGAAGTCATAGAATTAGCAGCCAAGCCACTCCTACcatgagaaaaacagatgtCTCATCTTGTGTGGAGGGCAAAGAGAAAGGCAGGCTTTCTAGTCCTGTTCCCACTGGGTGTTGTGGGGTTGGAAATGGCTTTTGATAAGAGATGCATCTCTGTTGTTCTTTAGTTTATTGGGATTTAAATGTTGGGTAAAGCAATCATGGAACTTGGTGAATTTATCTCAGCAGCTATGGATGTTCTGGCCCCCCATTAACACACCGCAGGTGAGCCAGTGAATATCGTAGCAGTCCCTATAGTGAAACCATGGCAACAACCAGGCCTGACTTGAAGGTAGGACCAGCCAGACATGTTGTATGAGGATCCAGGGAAGCACTGTTGCTCAGTGGTGTGTGCATCAAGGACCTCAAGTGTATCCAAGCAGTCCCAATGTGAAGATGATTCACGGTGTCAAATTTCTTCCATGTTACTGTCATATGTCTTCGTCCACTCAGCGTGTCTTCATGAATAGCCTCCTGTATGACTTCATTTCGTTCAGACTACTTCTGGTGTCAGACAGGTACTCCAACATTAAGTTTTCTCAATTCCCTGTTGTTAACAGGGAACTCTCCCAGTCCtcttgagatttttattttttcttctggatcTCCCTCcatctcagctgctgctgtactTTCTGCAATTCATTTACCATAGTTTTCAAGCCCCCCATTCCTTGTCTAGGATGCCTAATTCCTTTATTCACCTACTACTACTTTTTATACTCAGACTTGACTCTTTTTTACAGGAGAATTGTATAATAGATATATAGcacaataaatacagaaattcgGTAACAGAAAATTAAGTCTTAAGTGGTAAGAAAAGTGATTGTAGGACATGGACCGAAGTTTTATCTTAGAATTTACTAAGCTCTTTAAAACATAatagaaaagtgaaagaaaccTTTTGGAAATGTTATGAGCTTCAAACTATATTCCAGATGGGTTTACAGTATGCaaaagaaatccagaaagaGAAGAGTAACCTCTTCAAAACTTTTCATCACCTCTTAAATCACCTCTGACTTCTGTACTAAAGACAACCGAGTTTGTACGGGAGACAGACTAATCCTATAGAAGCTCATTACCCTTTCGGGTCCACAAGTTGCCCACATGTGTCCTTTTAGCTTTGCTCTATTCAGTTTATCTACTAATCTGCGTTTTGGGTCCTCTGTGAACAGTAGTTTTACTGAGAAAGGTGGGAAAAAATGGACAGAAGAATCTCACAAGACAAATTCATCacaagacaggaagaaaataatatgtGCAGGGTACAGGTATTGCATTTACTGTGCACGAATTCTCCTCTTGCTTTTTGGAGAAGCTGGTGTTTCTTGatctctgctctgccccaggccCTTGCTCTGATTTGTTGGAGAGCTGAGTTTGGCTGCTGATGTCAGGGAGCAGCAACAGTGAGGCTGTTCCACAAGAAGAGATGAGCCAGAAGCCGCAGAAGCTGTGGGTGatggcagcacaggcaggacagTGCCACCACCAACCAGGGCACAGCCCTGTGGTACCCAAGCAGGGCCACACTGTGGCAGGTTTGTGGCAGCTTCTCTGCACTGTCAGGGAGCAAGAGAACATGTCAGATGCAGGGTTCATCAGAAAGTTCATTTGGGAACAGCAAGAGAGGGTGCTATCTGTCGCACATGCCTGAAGGCCATCCTGGAGACAAGGCTACCTCCAATGCAAGTCTGTGGTCCCATCCATGAAGCCCAGCAGTAAAACAGCACAGGAGCCAGCTGGACTGGGCACAGGCATACTACACAGAGCTCCAAGGCACAACTGCAAATGGGCCATGAGATTAATAGGAGCACTGAACTGATGAGCTGAGGGTGCATGAGTAAGTGAGCGTTAGATGGGAGCTATGGATGTACTAACAGCTGGAAAGGATAGTCTTAAGACTCACACTGTTTCCCcagcaaaaatatattcagtgatTGGGATCTGTAGAAGAATCTACTGTTGTTCAGTACTTCAACCATGGAATTTCAACAGAACTTGAGCATCTAATTCACTCAAGCCCAGTTGCTTTCAGAAGCCTTTCAGTAGATATGGCAATCGATTATCTGCAACAATGACATAGTGTTCTTCTACATGGCTAGAACAAACATTTACTCCTACAGTGAAACATCTGGAAACATGTGATATACATTTGGTATCTGCAGATATCCTAGCAGCTACTGGGGTG
This region includes:
- the LYVE1 gene encoding lymphatic vessel endothelial hyaluronic acid receptor 1; this encodes MTTYFGVTSAVFSVWVMTFMAQNYFITGSTLPPCRITGVGLYEEKVNFSEASNACNQLNLQLASKDQVEKALKHRFETCSYGWVKDGLVVIPRLISNQKCGKGKVGLVTWNAEHSKTFMVYCFNSSDVQINSCVPDPTTTRPSSSAPTHLPASSGSDLTENVTVVPNATETERALKKLKFQVVCVTETILPTEETTTNTPGEYSLDSPNYTSRAAFKNDGVVFGGIPTALLVLALIFFITSVVLAICYIKKYKTTFPFSYKNQKKELVETTALKEAESNDKTPEKETKNNGKKVEESKSKPETTVKCLEAEV